A portion of the Clostridium gelidum genome contains these proteins:
- the pdxT gene encoding pyridoxal 5'-phosphate synthase glutaminase subunit PdxT, giving the protein MKVGVLSFQGGVIEHLNQIKLLGHIPIEVKKEEDLNDIDAIILPGGESTTIGKLLKVTGLIEPLKEKIKNGLPTWGTCAGMILLANEIEGQEAKHLELMDIKVRRNAFGTQRDSFKTQKVIDEVSHEKIELVFIRAPYITEIKENVKILCEIDNKIVAAKQDNIIVTSFHPELTDDLRFLSYFLKST; this is encoded by the coding sequence ATGAAAGTTGGAGTTTTATCATTTCAAGGTGGTGTAATTGAACATTTAAATCAAATAAAATTATTAGGGCATATTCCTATTGAAGTTAAAAAAGAAGAAGATTTAAATGATATTGATGCAATAATATTGCCAGGTGGAGAAAGTACCACAATTGGTAAGCTTCTTAAAGTAACAGGATTAATTGAACCATTAAAAGAAAAGATAAAAAATGGATTGCCTACATGGGGGACATGTGCAGGTATGATATTATTAGCAAATGAAATAGAGGGTCAAGAAGCAAAACATCTAGAACTTATGGATATTAAAGTGAGAAGAAATGCATTCGGAACTCAAAGAGATAGTTTTAAGACTCAAAAGGTAATAGATGAAGTATCACATGAAAAAATAGAACTTGTCTTTATTAGAGCACCATATATCACAGAAATTAAAGAGAATGTAAAGATTTTATGTGAAATAGATAATAAGATAGTAGCTGCAAAACAAGATAATATTATAGTAACATCTTTTCATCCAGAATTAACTGATGATTTAAGGTTCTTAAGTTACTTTTTAAAAAGTACTTAG
- the pdxS gene encoding pyridoxal 5'-phosphate synthase lyase subunit PdxS produces MERKSVNKNLAQMLKGGVIMDVVNKEEAIIAEKAGACAVMALERVPSDIRKEGGVARMSDPKMIKEIQEAVSIPVMAKVRIGHFVEAQILEALNIDFIDESEVLTPADDEYHINKEDFKVPFVCGATNIGEALRRIGEGASMIRTKGEAGTGDVVQAVKHMRTMTDQIKQIQSASKEELMTLAKNFNAPYDLVKYVWENGKLPVVNFAAGGIATPADAALMMQLGCDGVFVGSGIFKSDNPEKRARAIVLATTYYNDPEKLAEVSTDLGGAISGISAEEIKTQYANRGW; encoded by the coding sequence ATGGAAAGAAAATCAGTAAATAAAAATCTTGCGCAAATGTTAAAGGGCGGAGTAATCATGGATGTTGTCAATAAAGAAGAGGCTATCATTGCAGAGAAAGCGGGGGCTTGTGCAGTAATGGCGCTTGAAAGAGTACCTTCTGATATAAGAAAAGAAGGTGGAGTAGCCAGAATGTCAGATCCTAAAATGATAAAGGAAATTCAAGAGGCTGTATCAATTCCTGTTATGGCTAAAGTTAGAATAGGACATTTTGTAGAGGCTCAGATTTTAGAAGCACTAAACATTGATTTTATAGATGAAAGTGAAGTTCTTACACCGGCTGATGATGAATATCATATAAATAAAGAGGATTTTAAAGTTCCATTTGTTTGTGGTGCAACTAATATTGGGGAAGCACTAAGAAGAATTGGAGAAGGTGCATCAATGATAAGGACCAAAGGTGAAGCGGGTACTGGTGATGTAGTTCAAGCGGTTAAGCATATGAGGACTATGACAGATCAAATAAAACAAATACAAAGTGCATCAAAAGAGGAATTAATGACTTTAGCTAAAAACTTCAATGCACCATATGATTTAGTTAAATATGTTTGGGAAAATGGTAAATTACCTGTAGTTAACTTTGCAGCAGGTGGCATTGCAACTCCAGCAGATGCAGCTCTTATGATGCAATTAGGCTGTGATGGAGTATTTGTAGGATCCGGAATATTTAAATCTGATAATCCAGAAAAGAGAGCAAGAGCAATTGTACTTGCTACTACCTATTATAATGATCCTGAAAAATTAGCAGAAGTTTCTACTGATTTAGGGGGAGCAATAAGTGGAATTTCAGCAGAGGAAATTAAAACACAATATGCTAACAGAGGATGGTAA
- a CDS encoding TRM11 family SAM-dependent methyltransferase gives MNRELLNLKNINNINGRYFYSINYPVFEEDLCKMEMNYLFDKIPSEKYLFSDYYVEPSRSPFIKDMISIIYEEDSLEQIVQNIVEDKLSYDDFKVCYIKLENGDVNYEERLRSVREIGFVIIGQSEMHNPKVMLGVTKVNGRWIFGEYERNNYEWHIHDKKPYSYSNSLSLRVSRALVNIAVKNNLGCKLIDPCCGVGTVVIDALSMGIDVKGYEINKSIAENAQKNLEFFGYKNVITSGDMHNIEEKYDVAIIDLPYGVFTPTTLEEQTALMKTARRITKRLVIVTFEDMDKHIIEAGFDILNKCYVCKGKFKRYINICE, from the coding sequence TGAATAGAGAATTATTAAATTTGAAAAATATAAATAATATTAATGGAAGATATTTTTATTCTATTAATTACCCTGTATTTGAAGAAGACTTATGTAAGATGGAAATGAATTATCTTTTTGATAAAATTCCAAGTGAAAAGTATTTATTTTCGGATTATTATGTAGAACCATCAAGAAGTCCTTTTATAAAAGATATGATTTCAATAATATATGAAGAAGATTCATTAGAACAAATAGTACAGAACATTGTAGAAGATAAGTTATCTTATGATGACTTTAAGGTGTGTTATATAAAACTTGAAAATGGAGATGTAAATTATGAGGAAAGACTTAGAAGCGTAAGAGAAATAGGATTTGTTATAATTGGTCAGTCTGAAATGCATAATCCTAAAGTCATGCTTGGAGTAACTAAGGTTAATGGTAGATGGATATTTGGAGAATATGAAAGAAATAATTATGAGTGGCATATTCATGATAAGAAGCCTTATTCATATTCAAACTCATTGAGTCTAAGAGTATCTAGAGCATTAGTTAACATAGCAGTTAAAAATAATTTGGGTTGTAAATTAATAGATCCATGTTGTGGAGTAGGAACTGTTGTTATTGATGCTCTTTCAATGGGGATTGATGTGAAGGGATATGAAATTAACAAAAGCATCGCAGAAAATGCACAAAAAAATTTAGAGTTCTTTGGATATAAAAATGTAATAACTAGTGGTGATATGCATAATATAGAAGAAAAATATGATGTGGCTATCATAGATTTACCGTATGGTGTATTTACACCAACAACTCTTGAAGAACAAACAGCTCTTATGAAAACCGCACGTAGAATTACAAAAAGATTGGTTATAGTTACCTTTGAAGATATGGATAAACATATCATAGAAGCAGGATTTGATATTCTTAATAAATGTTATGTTTGCAAGGGCAAGTTTAAGAGATATATAAATATTTGTGAGTAG